A stretch of Bos mutus isolate GX-2022 chromosome 8, NWIPB_WYAK_1.1, whole genome shotgun sequence DNA encodes these proteins:
- the LOC138988969 gene encoding DNA-directed RNA polymerase II subunit GRINL1A, with translation MSSLPRGFEPQTPEDLGQRSLAELREMLKRQERLLRNVKFICKLPDKGKKISDAVTKLKAAIAEREEVRGRSELFYPVSLDCKERQKAIAVVDGDRDKAQNSDQILDTSSPVPGCSSVANITSSQTTSRQQGLAHPTRGGDAEAAEAEHTVSEHPTSSSGAPAPSSSQASEGLPQHCALGQVEDHPGSSDNLFIDRLQRITIADPTEHHSEGNRNPENLAGLWSGPQKKPHYMEVLEMRAKNPMPPPHKFKTNVLPSQPHDSSSACQRRGSPISSEERRRRDRKHLDDITAARLLPLHHLPTQLLSIEESLALQRQQKQSYEEIQAKLAAQKLAERLNIKMQSYNPEGESSRKYREVRDEDDDQSSEDEF, from the coding sequence ATGTCCTCGCTGCCCCGCGGCTTCGAGCCCCAAACTCCCGAGGACTTGGGGCAGCGGAGTTTGGCGGAGCTACGGGAAATGTTGAAGCGCCAGGAGAGACTTTTGCGCAACGTAAAATTCATTTGCAAATTGCCCGACAAAGGTAAAAAGATCTCAGACGCTGTCACCAAACTGAAAGCTGCCATCGCAGAACGTGAAGAAGTTAGAGGAAGAAGTGAACTCTTTTATCCTGTTAGCTTAGACTGTAAGGAGAGGCAAAAAGCGATTGCAGTTGTTGATGGAGACAGAGATAAGGCCCAGAATTCTGACCAGATACTTGACACTTCATCACCCGTTCCTGGCTGTTCCTCTGTAGCTAACATCACATCATCTCAGACAACCTCACGACAACAGGGACTGGCACATCCAACTCGAGGAGGTGATGCTGAGGCAGCTGAGGCTGAACACACAGTGAGCGAGCACCCAACTTCTAGCAGCGGAGCCCCAGCGCCTTCCTCATCTCAAGCTAGTGAGGGTCTCCCTCAGCATTGTGCCTTAGGTCAAGTGGAGGATCATCCTGGCAGCTCAGACAACCTGTTCATTGATAGATTACAAAGGATCACAATTGCGGATCCGACTGAACACCACTCAGAAGGAAACCGGAATCCTGAGAACTTGGCCGGCCTCTGGAGTGGGCCGCAGAAGAAGCCTCATTACATGGAAGTGCTGGAAATGCGAGCCAAAAATCCCATGCCCCCGCCACATAAATTTAAAACCAATGTATTACCTTCACAGCCCCATGATTCATCCAGTGCTTGTCAGAGGAGAGGGTCTCCCATCTCCTCAGAGGAGAGGCGGCGCAGGGACAGGAAGCATCTTGATGATATCACAGCGGCCCGGCTTCTGCCGCTGCACCACCTGCCAACCCAGCTGCTCTCCATAGAGGAGTCGCTGGCACTTCAGAGACAGCAGAAGCAGAGTTATGAGGAGATACAAGCCAAGCTCGCAGCACAGAAGCTAGCtgaaagactaaatattaaaatgcagagctATAATCCAGAAGGGGAGTCTTCAAGGAAATACCGAGAAGTAAGGGATGAAGATGATGATCAGTCCTCCGAGGATGAATTCTGA